The nucleotide sequence CGTGGTCCGCATGCGGGCCCACGATCGCCCGCCGGCGCGCACGTTCCTCGTCGCGTCGGCGGGCGATCTCGGCCTGAAGCCGCTTGCGCGCCTCGTCGCGTCCGAAGGCGAACGTGGCCGGAAGATCAGGGTCGTGGGGTTCCCACGACGGCACGTAGCCCATCATCAGCGCCTCGCGCCCGCCGGCGATAGCGGCGTAGTAATCGGCCACGCGAGGCGCCAGCTTCTCCACGAGCGCGGAGCGGTAGCATGCCAGTTGCGCTCCGCACGTCACGAGCGTCTCGTCGATGCTCGCCACGAGCTCGGGAAGCGCATCGTCTTTCAACAGGCGGTTCTTGTAGCGCACCACCTTCTCGTAGTCCTTCTTTATGACGTAGTGGTTCGCCGAGAGCTGCGAGCCCAGCGCGTCGAGCGCAGCGCGCTTGACCGCAGGCGCCCCCTTCGCCAGCTCCAGATCGTCGGGTGCGAACGTCACGGAGGGCACAAGCCCCTTGAGATCGGCTGTTCGCTTGCCCTTCCCGTTCAGAAGATAGCGCTTCTTCCCCTCGCTCACTTGGAGCGACAGCGCGAGCTCGCGGCTGCCGTCGGTCACGTCCGCGTCAAGGCGCGCGAAATCGGCGCCCTGGCGCACTATCTGCTCGAGGGAGGGGCGGCGAAACGACTGCAGCGCCGTGAGGAGCTGGACGCCCTCCACCACATTCGTCTTTCCCACGGCATTCGGGCCCACGAGCACCGTCAGCGGCCCCAAGGCTGACAATTCGAAGGTCTCGTAGTTCCTGAAGTTGCGAAACGCTATGCGTTCGATACGCAGGTGCATGGGATGCAGAGGGCGCGGATGCGCCTAGGCGATGCGTACCGGCATGACGAGGTACAGGAAGTTCTCCGGCTCGGCTGCCTTGAAGATGCCCGGCTTGAGCGACGACTGTACCTCCAGGAACACCTCGTCGGTCCCCACGGCGGCAAGGCCGTCGAGCAGGTAGGCGTAGTTGAAGGCTATCTCCACGTCCTCGCCCTCTCCGGAGCACGCGATGGTCTCCTGCGCCGAGCCCACGTCCTGGGCCACGGACGACAGCTGCGTGGTCTGCGAGGCGATGTTGATGTCGAAGCGCACGGGCGAGGAGGACTGGCCGAGCAGCGACGCGCGTTTCACGCCCGCCACGAGGTGTTCCACGGGCATGCTCACGCGGGTAGTGTGGGAATCGGGCAGCAGCTGGCGGTAGTTCGGGAAGTTTCCCTCTATGCGGCGGTTCACGAACACCGTGTCCTGGTAGGTCACGACGATTTGGTTCTCGGCCAGCGCGAACGAAACGGGTCCGTCGGTCTTCGGCAGCGCGGCGATATCCTGCAGGAATGTGCCTGCGATGACGGCCTGAAACTCCTCGCCCGCGTACTCGGGCAGCTCGGCCTCGGTGATGGCCAGGCGGTACGAGTCGGTGGCCACCATCTTCAGGCGCCCGTCTTCGATGGTGATAAGCACACCGGTGAGGATGGCCCGGCTCTCGTCCTTGGAAACCACCCGGGCCACGCGGCGAACCATGGACGAGAACTGGGCGAACGGGATATCCACGCGCTGGGTCACGTCGACATGCGGAAATCCGGGGAAGTCGTCGGGATTGAGCGCCTTGATGGAGAAAGAGGCCGTGTCGCAGGTGATGACGGCGTTCTCCTCGTCGGCCTCCACGTGCACGGCCGCATCGGGAAGGTTCTTCACGATGTCGGCGAACAGCTTGCCGGGCACGACGGCGCGGCCGGGCTGCTCCACGAGGGCGGCAACCGTGTACTGCACGGACAGCTCGAGGTCCGTGGTTTGCAGCGTGAGGGAGTCGTTGTCCGCCTCGAGGAACACGCCGGAGAGGATGGGAAGCGTCGATCGCGTGGCCACGCCCTTGAGCACCACGCTCAAGGCGTTCTGAAGTTCCGATTGGTTGATGCTAAATTTCAAGGCGTTCCCTTTCTCTCACCTATGCGCGCGCGCAGTTCCACCCAGTATGGCAAACATCACGTCATGTTACGCTGCCATTATAAATTCTCCCGGTTATTTTGCCTCACGGTTTTGTCCGGCTGCGGCGAGCACGCCGCGATTCTTTTCTCTAAAGGTCTTCCTTTAATTTATCTGAGTTTTTAATAATGATAATAATAAGGACGGTGGATTTGTGGATAACTTGCATCATCCCTCTTCAACATCACTTTTTATTGCTGTTTCCGACGTGGAGGGCACGTACCCTCCCTCAACATATTTTATCGCTTTCATTATCTTTCCCAAGCGAACCGGTGGTTTTCACCAAGTTGCCAGTCATCTTTCAGTCATGTTTCCGCCGAACGATCGTTCGCTCTATGCCAGTCCGCGGATCTTGCGGTGCTCGGAAAAACTTCCAATAGCGAAGGCTTCACATGCAACGTCAGCTTTGAGCTTGAATGCCGTGGACGAGTTGCCTGTGTTTCACGTGAAACTGCACAGCGGTGCCGTCGAACGGAAATGCACGTTCGGTCTAATCGAGCGTGTTTCACGTGAAACACAGGAGGTGCGATCAGGCCCGCCACGGCCCGCCCAATAGGATGTTTCACGTGAAACATCCGGCGGGGTTTACTTCTCTCCTTGTTTTCCCGTCATCTGCTGAAGCTTATATTTCCCGGATGAGCTGCTTCAGGGTTTCCAATTCCTCGCGCAGCTCGCGGCTTTCCTTCATCTTCTCCTCCACGTTCGTCACCGAGTACATGACGGTGGAGTGGTCGCGGTTGAACTTCTTGCCGATGTCGTTGAACGGCAGGTCGAGCATCTGCCGCGATAGGTAGATGGCGATCTGCCGCGCGTAGATGATGTTGCGCGTGCGCTTCTTTCCCACCAAGTCAGCGTGGCTCACCTTATAGAACGTCTCCACTTCCTTCTGGATGTCGGCGATGGTCAGCCGCTTCGACGGTCCGCCTGAGAAGTGGTTCTCCAACAGGCTGCGCACATCGTCCAGGCTCAGGTCGGGCTGGTTGAAGAACGTCATCTGGTAGATCACCTTCGTCACGGCGCTCTTCAACTCGCGGATGTTCGAGCTGGAGCTCTCCGCGATATACATCTGTATATCGTCGGGGATGGAGAAGCTGGCTTTTCCTTCGGTGGCTCGGTACTCGTCCACGAAACTCTTCACGATGCCGAGCTTCGTCTCTATCTCCGGCGGTTGAATGTCGAACGTGCCGCCGGAGTTGAAGCGGCTCTTGTAGCGCTCGTCGATGTCGATGTTCTTCGGCGCGCGGTCGGCCGAGAGCACCACCTGGCGTCCTTGGCCGGTGAGCTTGTTGAATATCTGGAACACGATATCAAGTGTCTGCTTCTTGCCCTGCAGGTACTGCACGTCGTCGATGAGTAGCACGTCGGCTTCCTCGTAGCGCGTCTTGAAGTTCTTGTAGCTGGATTTCTCCTTGTCGTGCGCAGCACTGGCTTCCATGTAATCAGAGAGCAGCTCGGCTGAGTCCACGTAGATGGTAGAGAGGTTGGGCATGGTCTCATGCACATAGTTCTGGATGGCGCGCAGCAAGTGGGTCTTTCCGAGGCCCGACTTGCCATAGATGAACAAGGGGTTGAGGTGCGCCTTGCCCGGCATCTCGGCCACGGCCACGGCCATGGAGTAAGCCATGCGGTTGGAGTCGCCGATGACAAAGTTCTCGAATGTGAGCGTGGACGTGGGCCTATCGGGTCCGCCCGGCTCATCTTCGTCTTGGTAGACGTCGCCCAGGGCATCGTCGCCGACCGGCTCGTAAGCGTCGGCGATCTGGGAGGCGATGGGCGGTTGTTCGGCCGCCGTCTGCTGGGAGGGGGGTTGGGAGGTCGTAGGCGACCCTGCCGTGTAGCCGCCGACGCCTGCAGGTGCTCCTTCTGCAGCAGCGGCCGGTGCCCCTGCCGGCGCCATCGTTGCCGACGAAGACGCGGCCGGCGCCGAGGCAACCGTGCCCTGGGCCGCTCC is from Gordonibacter urolithinfaciens and encodes:
- the recF gene encoding DNA replication/repair protein RecF (All proteins in this family for which functions are known are DNA-binding proteins that assist the filamentation of RecA onto DNA for the initiation of recombination or recombinational repair.) is translated as MHLRIERIAFRNFRNYETFELSALGPLTVLVGPNAVGKTNVVEGVQLLTALQSFRRPSLEQIVRQGADFARLDADVTDGSRELALSLQVSEGKKRYLLNGKGKRTADLKGLVPSVTFAPDDLELAKGAPAVKRAALDALGSQLSANHYVIKKDYEKVVRYKNRLLKDDALPELVASIDETLVTCGAQLACYRSALVEKLAPRVADYYAAIAGGREALMMGYVPSWEPHDPDLPATFAFGRDEARKRLQAEIARRRDEERARRRAIVGPHADHVEFFIAGRNVALYGSQGQQRSVVLAFKLAEAALIQEMLGQKPVLLLDDVMSELDEGRRNALVSFIEGDIQTFITTANLAYFDEDLLSRARVVELPLEGAAEPDEERASGAAGADAADERSAARRHAGSGPAAAGPSTGEGGR
- the dnaN gene encoding DNA polymerase III subunit beta; translated protein: MKFSINQSELQNALSVVLKGVATRSTLPILSGVFLEADNDSLTLQTTDLELSVQYTVAALVEQPGRAVVPGKLFADIVKNLPDAAVHVEADEENAVITCDTASFSIKALNPDDFPGFPHVDVTQRVDIPFAQFSSMVRRVARVVSKDESRAILTGVLITIEDGRLKMVATDSYRLAITEAELPEYAGEEFQAVIAGTFLQDIAALPKTDGPVSFALAENQIVVTYQDTVFVNRRIEGNFPNYRQLLPDSHTTRVSMPVEHLVAGVKRASLLGQSSSPVRFDINIASQTTQLSSVAQDVGSAQETIACSGEGEDVEIAFNYAYLLDGLAAVGTDEVFLEVQSSLKPGIFKAAEPENFLYLVMPVRIA
- the dnaA gene encoding chromosomal replication initiator protein DnaA, coding for MESEKLEQVWRAVCDQVKSYNNIDPSQINAFFSRLQPQAMSEDFLMLTADNDFIKTWIERHYVDFIKQALMDLYRTAFTVLIEVDIAAEAAGAAQGTVASAPAASSSATMAPAGAPAAAAEGAPAGVGGYTAGSPTTSQPPSQQTAAEQPPIASQIADAYEPVGDDALGDVYQDEDEPGGPDRPTSTLTFENFVIGDSNRMAYSMAVAVAEMPGKAHLNPLFIYGKSGLGKTHLLRAIQNYVHETMPNLSTIYVDSAELLSDYMEASAAHDKEKSSYKNFKTRYEEADVLLIDDVQYLQGKKQTLDIVFQIFNKLTGQGRQVVLSADRAPKNIDIDERYKSRFNSGGTFDIQPPEIETKLGIVKSFVDEYRATEGKASFSIPDDIQMYIAESSSSNIRELKSAVTKVIYQMTFFNQPDLSLDDVRSLLENHFSGGPSKRLTIADIQKEVETFYKVSHADLVGKKRTRNIIYARQIAIYLSRQMLDLPFNDIGKKFNRDHSTVMYSVTNVEEKMKESRELREELETLKQLIREI